The Tistrella mobilis genome window below encodes:
- a CDS encoding ABC transporter substrate-binding protein — MIRGILLGGVAALSWIFAATAAPVEGGRANVVIQPEPPGLMLGMIQNGPTQMVAGNIYEGLLRYDKSLKPMPQLAESWTVSGDGTIYTFKLRQGVTWHDGKPFTAADVVFSVDKFLRETHARLRASLAYVDNISAPDDHTVVFKLKEPFGPFLGIFEVGTMPMVPKHIYEGTDYKTNPANNTPIGTGPFKFKEWVKGSHILLVKNENYYETGKPHLDEIYWHVIPDAASRAVAFENGTVDILPGGSVENFDVPRLTGMDNVCVTDEGWEFFSPLSWLWLNNREGPTKDVRFRKAIMYAMDREFAKDVLWNGLGDVANGPFSSKIRFHSKDVTPYPHDPEKARALLKEMGYDGTPVRLLPLPYGETWQRWAEAVKQNLEEVGIKVELVATDVAGWNQKVADWDYDLAFTYLYQYGDPALGVSRTYVSTNIAKGSPWNNVEGYVSPEIDKLFHEGASAFSDKKREAVYKVVQKKLVEDVPVAWLLELGFPTITRCNVKNLITTGIGVNDGFKDAWIE; from the coding sequence ATGATCAGGGGAATTCTGCTCGGCGGCGTGGCAGCGCTGTCGTGGATCTTCGCGGCAACCGCGGCGCCCGTCGAGGGAGGACGGGCCAATGTGGTGATCCAGCCCGAACCGCCGGGACTGATGCTGGGCATGATCCAGAACGGCCCGACGCAGATGGTGGCCGGCAACATCTACGAAGGCCTGCTGCGCTACGACAAATCGCTGAAGCCGATGCCGCAGCTCGCCGAAAGCTGGACCGTGTCCGGCGACGGTACGATCTACACCTTCAAGCTCCGCCAGGGTGTCACCTGGCATGACGGCAAGCCCTTCACGGCGGCGGATGTCGTCTTCTCGGTCGACAAGTTCCTGCGCGAGACCCATGCGCGCCTGCGCGCCTCGCTCGCCTATGTCGACAACATCTCGGCGCCCGATGATCACACCGTCGTCTTCAAGCTGAAGGAGCCCTTCGGCCCCTTCCTCGGCATCTTCGAGGTCGGCACCATGCCGATGGTGCCGAAGCACATCTACGAAGGCACCGATTACAAGACCAACCCCGCGAACAACACGCCGATCGGCACCGGCCCGTTCAAGTTCAAGGAATGGGTCAAGGGTTCGCATATCCTGCTGGTCAAGAACGAGAACTATTACGAGACGGGCAAGCCCCATCTCGACGAGATCTACTGGCATGTGATCCCCGACGCGGCCTCGCGCGCCGTCGCCTTCGAAAACGGCACGGTCGACATTCTGCCGGGCGGGTCGGTCGAGAATTTCGACGTGCCGCGGCTGACCGGGATGGACAATGTCTGCGTCACCGACGAAGGCTGGGAGTTCTTCTCGCCCCTGTCCTGGCTGTGGCTGAATAACCGCGAAGGCCCGACCAAGGACGTGCGCTTCCGCAAGGCGATCATGTATGCGATGGATCGCGAATTCGCCAAGGACGTGCTCTGGAACGGTCTGGGTGACGTCGCCAATGGTCCATTCTCGTCGAAGATCCGCTTCCATTCCAAGGATGTCACGCCATATCCGCACGATCCTGAGAAGGCCAGGGCGCTGCTGAAGGAGATGGGCTATGACGGCACGCCCGTCCGCCTGCTGCCGCTGCCCTATGGCGAGACCTGGCAGCGCTGGGCGGAAGCGGTGAAGCAGAATCTGGAAGAGGTCGGCATCAAGGTCGAACTGGTCGCGACCGATGTCGCCGGCTGGAACCAGAAGGTCGCCGACTGGGATTACGATCTCGCCTTCACCTATCTCTACCAGTATGGCGACCCGGCGCTCGGCGTATCGCGGACCTATGTCTCGACCAACATCGCCAAGGGCTCGCCCTGGAACAATGTCGAGGGCTATGTGTCGCCCGAGATCGACAAGCTGTTCCACGAGGGGGCCAGCGCCTTCTCCGACAAGAAGCGCGAGGCCGTCTACAAGGTCGTCCAGAAGAAGCTGGTCGAAGACGTGCCGGTGGCCTGGCTGCTGGAGCTCGGCTTCCCGACCATCACCCGCTGCAACGTGAAGAACCTGATCACCACGGGCATCGGCGTGAACGACGGCTTCAAGGACGCCTGGATCGAGTGA
- a CDS encoding class II aldolase/adducin family protein, producing MQTASQLHPASDPVDKTRIDLAAAYRLVAHFGLDDSIFTHISARVADAEDGTGRFLINPYGLRFDEVTASNLVTVDLNGRIIDDPYGAGINAAGFTIHSAVHAARHDVQCVLHTHTVAGVAVSCQAEGLLPLNQWSLQFHDRIAFHEYEGIALDLDERERLVNDLGDRKVMILRNHGLMTCGATVAEAFKLMYNLERSCKAQLALQASGAPVHRPSEEVARKTAAQYTGWNDKHGHNRPDPEWEAYLRLLRRTQPDFEN from the coding sequence ATGCAGACCGCATCCCAGCTCCATCCCGCTTCCGATCCTGTCGATAAGACCCGGATCGATCTGGCCGCGGCCTATCGCCTGGTCGCCCATTTCGGCCTCGATGACAGCATCTTCACCCATATCTCGGCGCGCGTGGCCGATGCCGAGGATGGAACCGGCCGGTTCCTGATCAATCCCTACGGCCTGCGCTTCGACGAGGTGACGGCGTCGAACCTGGTGACGGTGGACCTCAACGGCCGGATCATCGACGACCCGTATGGCGCCGGCATCAATGCGGCCGGCTTCACCATCCACAGTGCCGTTCATGCCGCGCGACATGATGTGCAGTGCGTGCTGCACACCCACACCGTCGCCGGTGTTGCCGTATCGTGTCAGGCAGAAGGGCTGCTGCCGCTGAATCAGTGGTCGCTGCAGTTCCACGACCGCATCGCCTTCCATGAATACGAAGGCATTGCGCTGGATCTGGACGAGCGCGAGCGGCTGGTGAACGATCTGGGCGACCGCAAGGTGATGATCCTGCGCAACCACGGCCTGATGACCTGCGGCGCCACGGTCGCGGAGGCATTCAAGCTGATGTACAATCTTGAGCGCAGCTGCAAGGCGCAGCTTGCCCTGCAGGCCTCGGGCGCACCTGTCCATCGCCCGAGTGAAGAGGTGGCGCGCAAGACCGCCGCCCAGTACACGGGCTGGAACGACAAGCACGGCCACAACCGGCCCGACCCGGAGTGGGAGGCCTATCTGCGCCTCCTCCGTCGGACCCAGCCCGATTTCGAGAACTGA
- a CDS encoding GntR family transcriptional regulator, translating into MTATGPTRPPHIAAGTQAAPQLAALAQDDLVNRIAQVLTEAIMKGGFAPGARLTEATIARDLGVSRAPVREAARLLENRGLVVAVPRRGFFVRSFDAADLDQIYDLRMCLERHAGGLLAGRLTPEMDAALSAQVDLLHRLAEAGDADRQIEEDLKFHRMICVFAGNRRLLKVFDELTAETRYGIAMIGRLYDDPHEIARTHEPLLEALRSGDATSFAEASDYHIGTARERVVAMFGPG; encoded by the coding sequence ATGACCGCAACCGGACCGACCCGCCCCCCACACATCGCCGCAGGCACCCAGGCTGCGCCGCAGCTTGCGGCGCTGGCGCAGGACGATCTCGTGAACCGCATCGCCCAGGTTCTGACCGAGGCGATCATGAAAGGGGGGTTTGCGCCCGGCGCCCGGCTGACCGAGGCCACCATTGCGCGCGATCTGGGGGTGAGCCGTGCCCCTGTCCGCGAGGCGGCACGCCTGCTGGAGAACAGGGGACTGGTCGTGGCGGTACCGCGCCGCGGCTTCTTCGTCCGCAGCTTCGATGCAGCGGATCTGGACCAGATCTATGATCTGCGCATGTGTCTGGAACGACATGCCGGCGGGCTGCTCGCGGGCCGCCTGACGCCCGAGATGGATGCCGCATTGTCGGCGCAGGTGGACCTGCTCCATCGCCTGGCCGAGGCAGGCGACGCCGATCGCCAGATCGAGGAGGACCTGAAGTTCCACCGCATGATCTGCGTCTTTGCCGGAAATCGCCGCCTGCTCAAGGTGTTCGATGAACTGACCGCAGAGACGCGTTATGGCATTGCCATGATCGGGCGGCTCTATGACGACCCGCACGAAATCGCCCGCACCCACGAGCCCCTGCTTGAAGCGCTGCGGTCAGGCGACGCCACGAGCTTCGCGGAAGCGAGCGATTATCACATCGGGACGGCCCGGGAGAGGGTCGTCGCCATGTTCGGTCCCGGCTGA
- a CDS encoding MarR family winged helix-turn-helix transcriptional regulator produces the protein MQPVEELRYLILAAQREAYRQLADRLRPLGLTPSQAEVLTVLAQREPLSLVDLGELLVCETGSPSRLVNGLVEHGLVRRDRSDTDRRMITLTLTDRGRSQVQRLTDIDRQYHADMSRRLNGDDLDHVTRALWQLVGDRPAGRALQKRR, from the coding sequence ATGCAGCCCGTCGAAGAGCTTCGCTATCTGATCCTGGCGGCACAGCGCGAAGCCTACCGTCAGCTCGCCGACCGGCTGCGGCCGCTCGGCCTTACGCCCTCCCAGGCGGAGGTGCTGACGGTCTTGGCTCAGCGTGAGCCCCTGTCGCTGGTCGATCTGGGCGAGTTGCTGGTCTGTGAGACCGGCAGCCCCAGCCGGCTGGTCAACGGTCTGGTCGAACACGGCCTGGTGCGCCGGGATCGTTCCGACACCGATCGTCGGATGATCACGCTCACCCTCACCGATCGCGGCCGGTCCCAGGTCCAGCGGCTGACGGATATCGACCGTCAGTATCATGCCGACATGTCACGCCGGTTGAACGGCGATGATCTCGATCACGTGACCCGGGCTCTCTGGCAGCTGGTCGGTGACCGGCCGGCAGGCCGGGCCCTGCAGAAACGGCGCTGA